A single genomic interval of Spirosoma taeanense harbors:
- a CDS encoding DUF4440 domain-containing protein — protein sequence MKANLFLQFRRSLLALVWVATLTLGLTARAQNTTSADEQAIRNLVAQQNNGQRIPYTSEGIFWSGAYPRPVRIGKPETEDEKAINERMRKRTNQKSAFNIDRLVIAQSGDIAYEYGTGSLSFDDADNKHVSHETGYLRTWRKQNGEWKVDLMFIRPMDSGMTAFKK from the coding sequence ATGAAAGCAAATCTGTTTCTACAATTCCGTAGGAGCCTTCTGGCTCTGGTATGGGTAGCTACGCTAACGCTCGGACTAACAGCAAGAGCACAGAACACTACCTCGGCCGACGAACAGGCAATTCGGAACCTGGTGGCCCAGCAAAACAACGGCCAACGGATTCCGTATACGAGCGAGGGTATATTCTGGTCAGGCGCTTATCCGCGTCCTGTCAGAATTGGGAAGCCGGAAACCGAAGACGAGAAAGCGATCAACGAGCGTATGCGTAAACGTACAAACCAAAAGAGTGCATTTAACATCGACCGATTAGTCATAGCTCAGTCGGGCGATATAGCCTACGAGTACGGTACCGGATCTCTCAGTTTTGATGATGCCGATAATAAGCACGTCAGTCATGAAACCGGGTACCTGCGGACCTGGCGTAAGCAGAATGGTGAATGGAAAGTTGACCTCATGTTTATTCGTCCAATGGATTCGGGTATGACAGCGTTCAAAAAGTAA
- a CDS encoding SIR2 family NAD-dependent protein deacylase, with protein MKQKAKLVVLSGAGISAESGIPTFRASDGLWENHRIEDVATPEAWQRNPDLVQEFYNQRRKQALTVQPNAGHLALVRLEEQYDVTVITQNVDNLHERAGSSKVIHLHGELFKARSTKDESLVYDIEGWEIKKGDCCEKGSQLRPHIVWFGEAVPMMDVAMDFTEQADIFIVVGTSLNVYPAAGLVYSVRPGVPIYVVDPNTPAMQRRNNVTFIAEPATIGLTRLADQLLSEPRPV; from the coding sequence ATGAAACAGAAAGCCAAACTTGTTGTTTTATCGGGTGCCGGCATCAGTGCCGAGAGTGGAATTCCGACCTTCCGGGCATCGGACGGGCTCTGGGAAAATCACCGCATTGAAGACGTCGCCACGCCCGAAGCCTGGCAGCGTAACCCCGATCTGGTGCAGGAGTTTTATAACCAGCGCCGAAAACAGGCGCTTACGGTGCAACCCAATGCGGGGCACCTCGCCTTAGTTCGGCTGGAGGAGCAATACGACGTAACGGTCATTACGCAGAACGTCGATAATCTCCACGAACGGGCTGGCTCGTCGAAGGTGATTCACCTGCACGGCGAACTGTTCAAAGCCCGCAGCACCAAAGACGAGTCGCTGGTGTACGACATCGAGGGCTGGGAAATTAAAAAAGGCGATTGCTGCGAAAAAGGATCACAGCTTCGCCCTCATATTGTCTGGTTTGGGGAGGCTGTCCCGATGATGGATGTTGCGATGGATTTCACCGAACAGGCCGATATTTTTATCGTAGTGGGCACCTCGCTCAACGTCTATCCGGCGGCTGGTCTGGTGTACAGCGTCCGGCCGGGCGTACCCATTTACGTCGTAGACCCGAATACGCCCGCTATGCAGCGACGGAACAACGTAACGTTCATCGCCGAACCCGCCACCATCGGCCTGACCCGGCTGGCCGACCAGTTGCTCTCTGAACCCAGGCCCGTCTAG
- a CDS encoding endonuclease III domain-containing protein, which produces MQFDSNPAARTLDAHQRLNEFYGVQAIYGRADPMHELIGTILSHRTTHANEVTAYRTMRERFPTWEQVRDAPLPDLIDAIRTANYPEVKAPYIQNLLAHLFRETGAANIDFLNDLSTEDAMKWLTDLPGIGLKTATLLLLFNFQKPVLPVDTHVHRVTQRLGLIGPKVSAEKAHALLLSYLPPDAGVLFNFHKHFYWHGQRICTWYTPKCPDCVLRDTCDHYQSGGKTALSSTPVRKARTG; this is translated from the coding sequence ATGCAATTCGATTCCAACCCTGCCGCTCGAACCCTCGACGCCCACCAGCGACTCAATGAGTTTTACGGTGTCCAGGCCATTTACGGCCGCGCCGACCCGATGCACGAACTTATCGGCACCATTCTGTCGCACCGCACGACCCATGCCAACGAGGTCACGGCCTACCGGACCATGCGTGAACGGTTTCCGACCTGGGAGCAGGTTCGTGACGCGCCCCTGCCCGATCTGATCGACGCGATCCGGACGGCCAACTATCCGGAGGTCAAAGCGCCCTACATCCAGAACCTGCTGGCGCATCTGTTCCGCGAAACGGGCGCGGCCAATATTGATTTTCTGAACGATCTGTCGACCGAAGATGCCATGAAATGGCTGACCGATTTGCCGGGTATTGGTCTTAAAACCGCGACCTTACTCCTGTTGTTTAACTTTCAGAAGCCCGTACTACCCGTCGATACACACGTGCATCGGGTTACGCAGCGGCTGGGTTTGATTGGCCCAAAAGTCAGCGCGGAGAAAGCCCACGCCCTGCTGCTGTCCTACCTGCCGCCGGATGCCGGGGTTCTCTTTAACTTCCATAAGCACTTTTACTGGCATGGGCAGCGGATCTGCACGTGGTATACGCCAAAATGCCCGGACTGTGTGCTGCGCGATACGTGCGATCATTATCAGTCGGGCGGGAAAACCGCCCTGAGCAGTACGCCCGTCCGAAAGGCACGTACCGGCTAA
- a CDS encoding OmpA family protein, whose protein sequence is MFTSKTPWVILLVLWMIGSIWWHVCRIKQVCPDDALPTSETAAADLPPAVGPEGLLIADSDRFLLTLPGNFAFARSGALAGMNRLGGSLDSLTSYLKANPDRVLTIIGYFTTAETNSTPFASLGLARAEGLKQYFVQHGVPAASLLTKGVEQSDLMFTPQGDSLYGGLAFTFASPAPADSAATDTTSRTSPAVATTTVATTIATASAPVSETAALPTTEEGLAAAEKFTSVFEPIDLYFPLSGATYIRTPETQKFFDEAAKYLAKNRTKKLLITGHTDNSGPDEVNLRLSRDRANQVKAQLRKSGIESGQITVDAKGETQPKADNATFAGRKANRRVTVVVH, encoded by the coding sequence ATGTTCACCAGCAAAACACCCTGGGTCATTCTGCTCGTCCTCTGGATGATCGGCTCAATCTGGTGGCATGTCTGCCGGATAAAGCAGGTATGTCCGGACGACGCGCTGCCGACGTCAGAAACAGCCGCGGCCGATTTGCCCCCAGCCGTAGGGCCGGAGGGGCTGCTCATTGCCGACAGCGATCGGTTTCTGCTGACGCTGCCCGGGAACTTCGCCTTTGCCCGATCGGGTGCGCTTGCGGGCATGAATCGCTTAGGCGGTTCGCTCGACTCGCTGACGTCCTATCTCAAAGCGAACCCGGACCGGGTGCTGACCATCATCGGCTACTTTACCACCGCCGAAACTAATTCCACCCCGTTTGCCAGTCTGGGACTGGCCCGGGCCGAAGGCCTCAAACAATACTTTGTGCAGCACGGCGTTCCGGCCGCATCATTGCTAACAAAAGGCGTTGAGCAGAGCGACCTGATGTTTACTCCGCAGGGGGATTCACTCTATGGCGGCCTCGCCTTTACGTTTGCCAGTCCGGCGCCGGCTGATTCGGCAGCTACCGATACAACCTCCCGAACCAGCCCGGCCGTGGCGACGACGACCGTTGCCACCACCATCGCGACGGCCAGCGCCCCTGTTTCGGAAACGGCGGCCCTGCCAACAACCGAAGAAGGACTGGCAGCCGCTGAGAAATTTACGTCGGTCTTTGAGCCGATTGACCTGTATTTTCCGCTCAGTGGCGCGACCTATATCCGGACGCCTGAAACCCAGAAGTTTTTCGACGAAGCTGCGAAGTATCTGGCCAAGAATAGAACCAAAAAGCTGCTGATAACGGGCCATACCGACAATTCTGGCCCCGATGAGGTAAACCTGCGGCTTTCCCGCGACCGGGCCAATCAGGTGAAAGCCCAGTTGCGGAAATCGGGGATTGAGTCCGGTCAGATTACCGTCGATGCGAAAGGAGAAACCCAGCCCAAAGCCGACAACGCTACCTTCGCCGGACGTAAAGCCAACCGGCGCGTAACGGTAGTCGTGCATTAA
- a CDS encoding threonine aldolase family protein → MIIDLRSDTVTQPTPAMREAMFTAQLGDDVLGDDPTVIALEAKAAAMFGMEAALFCASGTMTNQLAIRTHTKPGDDVICDVLSHVYQYEGGGISVNALASVSLPQGERGKLTPDLIRDYIYSPADPHKPLSRLVVLENTVNKGGGCYYTVPEIAAIRQVCLENRLILHLDGARLFNALVETGDPTEAYGQLFDSISICLSKGLGCPVGSLLIGKADMIRQARRYRKLMGGGWRQAGFLAAAGIYALDHHVDRLKIDHARARKIGAMLERLPEVEEILPIDTNIVIFRLSANHLAADYVEKLAAKGIRSVTFGKHLVRFVTHLDLTDQMITELETRLSER, encoded by the coding sequence ATGATTATTGATCTCCGCAGCGACACAGTAACGCAACCTACGCCCGCCATGCGCGAGGCTATGTTTACCGCCCAACTGGGCGACGACGTCCTGGGCGACGACCCCACCGTCATTGCCCTCGAAGCTAAAGCAGCCGCTATGTTCGGCATGGAGGCTGCCCTGTTCTGCGCCAGTGGCACGATGACCAATCAACTCGCCATCCGTACGCATACCAAACCAGGCGACGACGTCATCTGCGACGTTCTCTCGCACGTGTACCAGTACGAAGGTGGGGGCATTTCGGTGAATGCCCTGGCCTCGGTCAGCCTGCCCCAGGGCGAGCGCGGCAAACTCACGCCCGATCTGATCCGGGACTATATCTACAGCCCGGCCGATCCGCACAAACCGCTGTCCCGGCTGGTCGTGCTGGAGAATACGGTCAACAAAGGGGGTGGGTGTTATTACACCGTGCCCGAAATTGCGGCCATCCGGCAGGTCTGCCTCGAAAACCGGCTGATTCTGCATCTGGACGGTGCCCGGCTTTTCAACGCGCTGGTCGAAACGGGTGACCCCACCGAAGCCTACGGGCAACTGTTCGATTCGATCAGCATCTGCCTGTCCAAAGGGCTTGGCTGCCCGGTTGGATCCCTGCTCATCGGCAAGGCCGACATGATCCGGCAGGCCCGGCGTTACCGTAAACTCATGGGCGGAGGCTGGCGGCAGGCCGGTTTCCTGGCCGCAGCCGGTATCTACGCCCTCGACCACCACGTTGACCGGCTGAAGATCGACCACGCCCGCGCCCGCAAGATCGGCGCGATGCTCGAACGCCTGCCCGAAGTTGAGGAAATTCTGCCGATTGACACCAATATTGTGATTTTTAGGCTTTCGGCAAACCACTTAGCTGCCGATTACGTTGAGAAATTAGCCGCAAAAGGTATTCGGAGCGTCACCTTCGGTAAACACCTTGTGCGTTTTGTGACGCACCTGGATCTGACCGATCAGATGATAACCGAACTGGAAACCCGATTATCAGAACGGTGA
- a CDS encoding carbon-nitrogen hydrolase family protein: MHIQTRNLQKEDYHDLKETMIEVYSGIGGDYWPKSSITKLLNLFPEGQFCVEVDGKVVAIALAIRVKYDNFGDNHTYFEITGGYTFKTHDDLGDYLYGIEVFVHPDYRDLRLGRRLYDARKELCEQLNLKGILAGGRIPNYQKFADELTPREYIAKVKQKEIYDPTLTFQLSNDFHVRKVLRGYLPGDTESKEYATLLEWINIYYVAEKDKKPHTDSIIRLGVIQWQMRLFKNLASFLDQVEFFVNAVSDYRADFMVLPEFFNTPLMAEFNDLPEPVAIRKLADFTQPVREKLCELAISYNVNIVGGSMPLVDEDGKLYNVAYLCRRDGSFEEYRKIHITPNEVKHYGMVGGYEIRAFDTDCGKIGMLICYDVEFPELSRILAQQGMQILFVPFLTDTQNGYSRVRHCAQARAIENECYVAISGCVGNLPKVHNMDINFAQSAVFTPSDFQFPTNAVKAEATPNTEMVLIADVDLSLLKELHEHGSVQVLKDRRTDLYDVTLKKVARKALKKKKESADNDPEEVAPLIVVSE, encoded by the coding sequence ATGCATATACAAACCAGAAATTTACAGAAGGAAGATTATCACGACCTCAAGGAAACCATGATTGAGGTCTATAGTGGTATTGGCGGGGATTACTGGCCGAAAAGCTCAATTACCAAACTGCTCAACCTGTTTCCGGAAGGTCAGTTCTGCGTCGAGGTCGACGGCAAGGTCGTAGCCATTGCGCTGGCCATCCGGGTCAAATACGACAACTTCGGTGATAACCATACGTACTTCGAGATTACGGGGGGATATACCTTTAAAACCCACGACGATTTGGGCGACTACCTCTATGGTATCGAGGTGTTCGTGCATCCCGACTACCGCGACCTGCGACTTGGCCGGCGGCTTTACGATGCCCGGAAGGAACTCTGCGAGCAGCTGAACCTGAAGGGAATTCTGGCGGGCGGCCGGATTCCAAATTACCAGAAATTTGCCGACGAGCTGACACCCCGCGAGTATATCGCGAAGGTGAAACAGAAAGAGATTTACGACCCGACGCTGACGTTCCAGTTGTCGAACGACTTCCACGTCCGGAAAGTCCTGCGCGGCTACCTGCCCGGCGATACCGAATCGAAGGAGTATGCCACCCTGCTGGAGTGGATCAACATTTATTACGTTGCCGAGAAAGACAAAAAGCCCCATACAGATTCGATTATCCGGCTGGGCGTAATCCAGTGGCAGATGCGGCTGTTCAAGAACCTCGCGTCGTTTCTGGATCAGGTAGAGTTTTTCGTGAACGCCGTGAGTGACTACCGGGCCGACTTCATGGTTCTGCCGGAGTTTTTCAACACGCCCCTGATGGCCGAATTCAACGACCTGCCCGAGCCGGTCGCCATCCGCAAACTGGCCGACTTTACGCAGCCGGTGCGCGAAAAGCTTTGTGAGCTGGCTATTTCCTATAACGTCAACATTGTGGGCGGCAGCATGCCACTGGTCGATGAAGACGGCAAGCTCTACAACGTAGCGTACCTGTGCCGGCGCGATGGCTCCTTTGAAGAATACCGCAAGATTCACATCACGCCCAACGAGGTGAAGCATTACGGCATGGTTGGCGGCTATGAAATCCGGGCGTTCGATACGGACTGCGGTAAGATTGGCATGCTGATCTGCTACGATGTCGAATTTCCTGAACTGAGCCGGATTCTGGCCCAGCAGGGTATGCAGATTCTGTTCGTACCATTCCTGACCGACACCCAGAACGGCTACTCGCGGGTGCGGCACTGTGCGCAGGCGCGGGCTATTGAGAATGAGTGTTATGTAGCTATTTCGGGCTGCGTGGGCAACCTGCCGAAAGTGCATAACATGGATATCAACTTTGCGCAGTCGGCCGTGTTTACGCCTTCGGATTTTCAATTCCCAACCAACGCGGTGAAGGCCGAAGCCACGCCCAACACCGAAATGGTGCTGATTGCCGACGTGGATCTAAGCCTGCTGAAAGAGCTGCACGAACATGGTTCGGTTCAGGTACTGAAAGATCGCCGGACGGATCTGTATGACGTAACGCTGAAGAAAGTGGCCCGCAAAGCCCTGAAAAAGAAGAAAGAATCGGCGGATAACGACCCAGAAGAGGTCGCGCCCCTGATTGTCGTATCCGAATAA
- a CDS encoding DUF819 family protein, which yields MADSVFIVFVLCLNVVVCEWLTQKPGFRHIGTALLVILLTALEANLTLLPTSEVPVYTGIFDYVAPLALFLLLLNVNLKDLRRAGLPMLTMFLTGSAGTIIGVLVSVWLFDAPQTIGSLFYALAGMFTGTYIGGSINFHAVALHYGVSKVGNLFIAATAADNIVTALWMVATIALPHFLQRRFPRQLPTVSEPVHSVEATAYDDAETISPADLALLLALGLGSIFLARQLAVRVPALPFVLVLTTLALVLAQFRIVNRLRGSRLLGLFGVYIFLAVIGAYCDVAALLRDGQLALVLFGMILLLVLIHAGILFGVGAVFRQDWDVLSIASQANIGGATSALALARSLNRPDLQLPAVLVGTLGNAIGTYLGILLAELLR from the coding sequence GTGGCTGACTCTGTATTTATCGTATTTGTTCTTTGCCTGAACGTTGTGGTTTGCGAATGGCTTACCCAGAAGCCGGGTTTCCGTCACATTGGCACGGCCTTACTGGTCATTCTGCTGACGGCGCTTGAGGCAAACCTGACTCTTCTGCCCACCAGTGAGGTGCCGGTCTATACCGGGATCTTCGATTATGTGGCTCCGTTAGCTCTGTTTCTGCTGCTGCTGAACGTAAACCTGAAGGACCTTCGTCGGGCGGGGCTGCCCATGCTCACGATGTTTCTGACGGGATCGGCCGGAACGATAATTGGCGTGCTGGTCAGTGTGTGGCTGTTTGACGCTCCCCAGACAATAGGAAGCCTGTTTTATGCCCTGGCGGGGATGTTTACCGGAACGTATATCGGGGGAAGCATTAACTTCCACGCTGTTGCCCTGCATTACGGTGTGTCAAAAGTCGGGAATCTGTTCATTGCAGCTACGGCCGCCGACAATATTGTGACTGCCCTCTGGATGGTTGCGACCATTGCGCTGCCGCATTTTCTGCAACGACGCTTTCCCCGGCAGTTGCCAACGGTCAGTGAACCGGTTCATTCCGTAGAGGCTACCGCTTATGACGATGCGGAAACGATCAGCCCCGCCGATCTTGCCTTGCTGCTGGCACTGGGGCTGGGATCGATATTTCTCGCCCGGCAACTGGCCGTACGGGTTCCAGCCCTGCCGTTCGTGCTGGTGCTGACTACCCTCGCGCTGGTGCTGGCGCAGTTCCGAATTGTCAACCGCCTGCGGGGCAGCCGACTCCTGGGTTTGTTCGGCGTTTATATTTTTCTGGCCGTCATCGGCGCTTACTGCGACGTAGCGGCACTGCTGCGCGACGGGCAGCTGGCCCTCGTGCTGTTCGGCATGATTCTCCTGCTGGTGCTGATTCACGCCGGTATTTTGTTTGGCGTCGGGGCGGTGTTCCGGCAGGACTGGGATGTGCTGAGTATTGCATCGCAGGCCAACATCGGCGGGGCTACGTCGGCGCTGGCGCTGGCCCGCAGCCTGAACCGTCCGGATCTGCAGCTTCCGGCCGTACTAGTCGGAACGCTCGGCAACGCCATTGGTACCTATCTGGGGATTCTGCTGGCTGAACTGCTGCGATAA
- a CDS encoding SusC/RagA family TonB-linked outer membrane protein gives MNRKLLVWLWLFFGLAGTALAQEQAVTGRVTDAQGAPIPGASVALKGRTIGTNTDANGTYRLNVPATGTLVFSFIGFATQEVAIGNRTTINVQLTEGNQQLEEVVVTGLATSVKRSNAANAVSSIGANQISGVTKPQTVDGALNGKLPGVNITANSGAPGGGFSVKLRGISSVTQASEPLYIIDGVYIDNSQFNTGAGTGSFNRATAQTTGTQDQASNRIADINPEDIENIEVLKGPSAAAIYGTRANAGVILITTKRGKNGQTIINFGQDLGFAEVNKFAGMAASPWNAEKINNGVFLISNKAMADLYAAAGGNQARRYDYEREIYGQKGLLRNTKLNVSGGTDRLRYYVNGSVLSEDGVQKYTGFKRNSFRANIDAKLSDFIDISTGSNYVNSSSSRSFSGNDNNGVSLGYNLAYLPPWLEQHQNADGTYPANPITGQNLFQVVDRMRNTEQTNRFIQSMNVNFYLLNEKNHQLKFAVTGGIDYILSEAQAYAPSDMQYFVGAGLGYFGAVRNTTNRSLNTNIQGFLVDNLQLNGDLNFTTSVGTVRLTNSQRQSYIEGRGLKPGPNKNPNTADTRVTDTYYLESQDVGYVAQEEINWKDRIIATGGVRFDKSSLNGDNNKLYTFPKASLAINVANFGFWTSRELVSSLKLRAAYGQTGRSPSFGNTFTSLTNVSIDGKSGVTVPLQLGNATANPETASEIETGVDIGFLNNRLTLEATYYDKRVLNFLYQYQLAPSVGATQINAYPVGDLQNKGIELSLNAQVFKKAGLSWNSTLNYWFNRTKVTRLAVPSFTVPSSGFGGFGTNQILKPRDGQTFSPTAWYGSPYDANGNPTAYNDFQPRFNLSTYNMVTFLNNFTFAFLLHWSYKNYNATLNQELMDEGGTTPDWLNKDNLYQAERVAAGLGDGSAYNGVARIAGSPGVTTRQFVQDASYVKLRELSLYYTVPRASFNKLFGNTVKGIRLGVSGNNVFVWTKYVGYDPEASQFGNRPIGAGVDLLSFPASRRLFFHLNFTF, from the coding sequence ATGAACCGAAAATTACTTGTATGGCTATGGCTGTTTTTCGGCCTTGCCGGAACTGCCCTTGCGCAGGAACAGGCAGTCACCGGGCGCGTAACCGACGCCCAGGGCGCCCCCATACCGGGGGCCAGTGTTGCGCTGAAAGGCCGGACTATTGGAACCAATACCGACGCCAACGGAACCTACCGGCTCAATGTACCGGCTACGGGTACGCTTGTTTTCAGTTTTATTGGGTTTGCCACCCAGGAAGTAGCCATTGGCAATCGCACCACCATTAACGTGCAGCTCACTGAAGGTAACCAGCAGCTCGAGGAGGTAGTCGTAACGGGTCTGGCGACGAGTGTCAAACGCTCTAATGCGGCCAACGCGGTCAGCAGCATTGGCGCCAATCAGATTTCGGGCGTCACCAAACCACAAACCGTCGATGGAGCGCTGAACGGCAAGCTGCCGGGCGTCAACATCACCGCCAACAGTGGCGCACCAGGCGGAGGTTTTTCGGTCAAGCTGCGGGGTATATCGTCCGTAACCCAGGCTTCCGAACCGCTCTACATCATCGACGGCGTGTATATCGACAACTCGCAGTTTAATACGGGGGCCGGCACGGGCTCCTTCAACCGGGCTACTGCGCAGACAACCGGCACGCAGGACCAGGCCTCTAACCGCATAGCCGACATCAACCCCGAGGATATCGAGAACATTGAAGTTTTGAAAGGTCCGTCGGCGGCAGCCATCTATGGAACGCGGGCCAACGCCGGGGTCATTCTGATTACGACCAAGCGTGGTAAAAACGGTCAGACAATCATCAACTTCGGCCAGGATCTGGGGTTTGCGGAAGTTAACAAGTTTGCCGGAATGGCCGCATCGCCCTGGAACGCCGAGAAAATAAACAATGGTGTTTTCCTGATCAGCAATAAGGCCATGGCCGATCTGTATGCCGCAGCCGGGGGCAACCAGGCCAGACGGTATGATTATGAGCGCGAGATTTACGGTCAGAAAGGCCTTCTCCGCAACACAAAACTGAACGTATCGGGCGGCACCGACCGACTGCGCTACTACGTGAACGGGAGCGTTCTGAGCGAAGATGGCGTCCAGAAATACACGGGTTTCAAACGAAACTCCTTCCGGGCCAATATTGACGCCAAGCTGTCGGACTTCATCGACATTTCAACCGGCTCAAACTACGTCAACTCCTCCTCATCCCGTTCCTTCAGCGGCAACGATAACAATGGCGTTTCGCTCGGGTATAACCTGGCTTATCTGCCCCCCTGGCTCGAACAGCACCAGAACGCCGACGGCACTTACCCCGCCAACCCCATTACAGGTCAGAACCTGTTTCAGGTCGTAGACCGAATGCGGAACACCGAGCAGACCAACCGGTTCATCCAGTCGATGAACGTTAATTTCTACCTGCTGAATGAGAAAAACCACCAGCTGAAATTCGCCGTAACGGGCGGGATCGATTATATCCTCAGCGAAGCGCAGGCCTATGCCCCCAGCGACATGCAATACTTTGTGGGCGCCGGGCTGGGCTATTTTGGCGCGGTTCGCAACACAACCAATCGCAGCCTGAACACCAACATTCAGGGGTTTCTGGTCGATAACCTGCAGCTGAACGGCGACCTGAACTTTACCACCTCAGTTGGTACGGTACGGCTCACCAACAGCCAGCGGCAGTCCTATATTGAAGGGCGGGGCCTGAAACCCGGCCCAAACAAAAATCCCAATACGGCCGACACCCGGGTAACGGATACCTATTACCTCGAATCGCAGGACGTGGGCTACGTGGCTCAGGAAGAAATTAACTGGAAAGATCGCATCATCGCAACCGGTGGCGTGCGCTTCGACAAGTCCAGCCTGAATGGCGATAATAACAAGCTCTATACCTTCCCCAAAGCATCCCTGGCGATCAACGTAGCGAACTTTGGTTTCTGGACATCCAGAGAGCTGGTTTCGTCGCTGAAACTCCGGGCGGCCTACGGCCAGACGGGGCGTTCGCCGAGCTTCGGCAATACATTTACGTCGCTGACGAACGTCTCTATCGATGGCAAATCAGGCGTGACGGTTCCGCTGCAGCTGGGTAATGCAACGGCGAACCCCGAAACGGCCAGTGAGATCGAGACGGGCGTGGATATTGGCTTTCTTAACAATCGCCTGACGCTGGAAGCGACCTATTACGACAAACGGGTTCTCAACTTTCTGTACCAGTATCAACTGGCCCCCAGCGTTGGCGCTACGCAGATCAACGCTTATCCGGTGGGCGATCTTCAGAACAAAGGAATTGAGCTGAGTCTGAATGCTCAGGTGTTCAAAAAGGCCGGTTTAAGTTGGAATTCGACCCTCAATTACTGGTTCAACCGCACGAAAGTTACGCGCCTGGCTGTGCCAAGCTTTACGGTTCCCTCGTCGGGATTTGGTGGCTTCGGCACGAACCAGATTCTGAAGCCCCGGGACGGGCAAACCTTTTCGCCCACGGCCTGGTATGGCTCGCCTTACGACGCCAACGGTAACCCAACGGCCTATAACGACTTCCAGCCCCGTTTCAACCTGTCGACCTACAACATGGTTACGTTCCTCAACAACTTCACGTTCGCGTTCCTGCTGCACTGGAGCTACAAGAATTACAACGCAACGCTCAATCAGGAGCTGATGGACGAAGGCGGCACCACGCCCGACTGGCTGAACAAAGATAATCTGTATCAGGCCGAGCGGGTGGCAGCCGGACTGGGCGACGGCAGTGCGTATAATGGCGTCGCCCGGATTGCCGGTTCGCCGGGCGTAACGACCCGCCAGTTTGTGCAGGATGCCTCGTATGTCAAGCTGCGCGAGCTATCGTTGTATTACACGGTTCCGCGGGCGTCGTTCAACAAACTGTTCGGCAACACTGTAAAAGGTATCCGGCTGGGCGTATCGGGTAACAACGTATTTGTCTGGACCAAGTATGTAGGTTACGATCCCGAGGCTTCCCAGTTCGGTAACCGGCCCATTGGCGCTGGCGTTGACCTGCTGTCGTTTCCGGCATCGCGCCGATTGTTTTTCCACCTGAACTTCACATTCTAA